The genomic DNA AAAGTGTTGTTACACAGCTTGAGGGTGTTTTTCCACTGTGACCACAAGGCAACTTTCCTTCTAAATCAGAAAAGCTTTCTTAACTGTACAAAGTGcacattgtgtttgtgactggaCTAACCATGTCAAAGAGCGCTCAGCTTCATTTTGAAAACAGGTCGTGTGCATCAGAGCCACGTGTGGATGTAGATGATGTGATGAACACAGCAACAATAAGCAACAGAAAACGGTAATATCTAGTTTACTGAATAAAATGCTTGCTTGGCGCATGTGTGAATTACTTGGAGCATGTGTTCCAGTCTTTCCTGATCGCTTACACACTATAGTTGGCCCCCTTCTGTCGCTTTGAGGAAGCGTTCTCCCTGACGTCTCCTCTGTCCTGCTGGGTGGGAGATGAAGAGGCGGCAGTCAACACTTTGGCTTTCGGCTCAGAAGAGAGAACATGGCCCAAGTATGGGGAGCTCTGCTTTTCATCTCTACTGCATGTGAGTACTCTTATCATTCTTATCcaccttacacacaaacaaacctgaacttacatctaaacacacacacacacacttcacacaaatCACAGTCTATTCTGCTGGCGTTTCTACTGTTCTATCACTTACAAatctcatttaaaatgtactggtaaacacacacgcacacacacttctgacacACTAGTGATTTTTGCCACGGTGAGTGAGTATTTATAGTGATATTATACTTGATACAGAAACAAACCTGATTTACATCTTACGTCTACTGGAATTTCTTCTGTTATCAATATTACAAACCTAATTTAAAATGTACCAGTAAATGCACACGCACTTCTGACGCATCAGTGATTTTTTCCACGgtgagtgtgtatttataaTGATATTATACTTTACACAGAAACAAACCTGATATATTATATAAAGCTGAATACACTTCACACATATTGGTGGCCTCTGCCATAGCATGTGAGTATTCTTACATAAAGCATactgcatgtgcatatgtgtcatCAGATTGAAAAAGGTCTAATGTAGTTTgcaattattatcattattcattatattataaataatgataaatcattattttctgttttacatTGTCTGTATGTTGTTTCACTTTCATGGGAAAAGCCTAATTTTAAGCCAAACTTAGCCTTGTCATTAGCCTAGCTTAGCATCATCCCTATTCAGATAAATTAtgtacaaatgacaaaaaataatATCATGAAGTTATGTACATAAGTAGTACCAAAGTTATGTACAAAAGTAATACCATAAAGTTATGTACATATGTAATACCATAAAATGATAATGGCAGAGTACATGTGTCTTGTTAGTTATATAATCTTTTATTTCTCAGGTGGATCTCTCACCCAGGACAAGATCACGCAGACACCCTCCATCATCTCGGCAAAGGCTGGCGACGATGTTCATCTCACCTGTTTGCATCACCAGGCAATACAGTCTGGTGTCTTCTGGACAAGACAGGCTTTTGGAGAGAGGCTTGTGTCCATAGCATCATATTACACTTCAACAACAACCTACCAAAATGACTTTAAGAGCGCTCGATTTGAAGCGAAAGGTGGACATAACAGCTTTAATCTGACAATCTCCCAAACACAAACTACAGACTCAGCAACCTACTACTGCGGTACGGTGGTTTATGCTGACGTGACCTTTGGAGAAGGAACTGTTTTATTCGTCAGAGGTAAGACATGTCTGTCTCGTAAGATGAGTGGGGCTTGATGTGTTTAATTCCCAGGCAGCTATTCATGACGTAGCTAACATCTTAGAGGCTTTGTCTGGCACACAGTGTTGAGAAAGTCGGTCAAAGAAAGTGATCCATGACTGAATAGTCTAATTTCTTAACTAACTGCTTGGAAAGGGATCACATTACTACTGTGCTTCTAAGTTGCTTTGGTAAGATTGGAAATCTAAGTGTTAAGTACCATATTGATACTCAAACATATTGTGTTGGTAATTTTCCTTTCATTAAATGTGTTTAATTCACATTTAGTGTAAACAAACtggcatacacaaacaaacaaacaaacacaacaatgatGGAATCTGATGAGCACCCCAAACTGCTGAAGAATGAACCGGAAGACGTAGTCAGGATTTTGGAGTTTATTACCTGACAGTAGGAAGGTGTTGGCATTCATACCAGTCAGTCAGATGGGAGACTACTTGTGAAGGAGGGGCGTTGTTCATaacaggaaggggggggggggggggtaaatgcATACAGGAGAGCCTGAATCCtcacaaaaaaaagcatttgaATGCCTACCACACTGGCTTTAGGCCGATAGAGACCTATCATACTGGCTTTAGGCTTTATTTGCTGCAAAAAgggcatctgctaaatactgaCCTGGGGGGGTGAATACTTACGCAATcaataactaactaactaacattCTCCATGGTCTGCTTATCTCAGGCGAGGAATAATACTAACGTTCTCCATGGTCTGCTTATCTCGGGCGAGGACTAACACTAACGTTCTCCAAGGTCTGCGTATCTCGGGCGAGGACTTTCACTAACCTTCCCCATGGTCTGCTTATCTCAGGCGAGGACTCCAGCCGCCATGCGGTCATTGAGCAGCTGGACTCGGTGTCAGTCCCCTCAGGGGGCAACGTGACCCTGACATGCAGTGTCCACTCCGGGAGCTGTGCAGAGGAGCCCAGGGTGTTCTGGTTCCGACTCGCTTCAGGAGAGTCCCATCAAGGAGTGGTGTACAGCcatggagacaggtgtgtgtgtgacccgtgTCCTGaggataccacacacacacacagctgtgtgcacCAGCTACCCAGGAGGAACCTCAGCCATTCTGATGCGCATACATACTACTGCGCTGTGGCTGCCTGTGGGCACATAGTGTTTGGGAACGGGACTCGTGTGCACGTTCAAGGTACACAAAACAGCAAATATGTGAAGTTTTGAGCTAAGCTCAGCATgctaacacagcacagctatCCTCATCATgctaacacagcacagctatCCTCATCATgctaacacagcacagctatCCTCATCATgctaacacagcacagctatCCTCAGCATGCTAACACAGCATTGCTATCCTCAGCATgctaacacagcacagctagCACAGGTCTCTGAGGGGTTGGGGCATTCTGCCCTCAGAGTGGGTGGGGCAGACCTAACCCTGGTTTATTGGGGATAAACAGGATGTTTCTAacctgtgttgtttttcttaCCTGTGTTGTCACCGCATATTCAGATGACCGGCCTGAGCCAATCATGGTGCTCCTCATTGTCTCATCGCTGGCCACAGTCCTACTGATGAGTCTGCTGGTGAATGTGGCCTTCTGTTTGAGGGTGAAGAAGTCACAGTCAGCCAGCCACTCAGGTCAGACCACTTATGATTAGAACCTCATCTGATCCTACAGTATTATTCACACagccttaaaggtgcagtccacgatCTCATTCACACAGCCTTAAAGGCGCAGTCCACGATcgtattaaaggtgcagtccacagCTTTCATTGAGGACATTTCTGCCAATTTCAGCTTTAAATTCAGACTGTAAAGGAGATGGCTTTTTACACCACATACTAAACCTGATGCAGGTGACTTGAGTTATTGACCTTATAACAAATTCGAATTCCTTAAGAACTAAGAACTCGTCACAATTATTTTCGGAAAACTTAATCAGGATATCTGTTTTAACGCAACTAGGACCGAAGACATAACAAGAACACTACTGTATGCTATGACACATCACACGCAGCTTGATGCTCTTCTGTCATGTCCATCCTcaggtgtctctctgtgtaacACGTCTCAGACTCTCGTCCCAGTGTCTGAGGCCTCTTCAGCAGGTAGAGGACAGGTAAGATGAAGTGACTGCCGTGCCGTGTGGTTCTCACGATGAGCTGTGTTTtcatattagattagattagattcaactttattgtcattgcacagagtacaagtactgaggcaaagaaatgcagtttagcatccaaccagaagtgcaaaatagcaaaaagtgcagagtatgtgcatatgtaaagtgtaataagtgaataaatagatatgtacagtaagaaatagatatgcaatatgaacagtaagaaatggatatgcaatatgaacagtaattggaacaagaatagcagcaattgaAGTTAGAAGTGTAagtatgataagtatatgtaaagtgcaggtgtaagtattagtggtggtaataagtgagatgaagtgaaagaggtattagtaatattatatttaagaggtaTTGTTTTCATATGTGAGCTGTGTTTTCATTTAAAtttgtgcatggatgtgtgggTACATGTCTCCATAGGTTAGGACGCATtgtgtactgtatttgtgtgtgtgtgtgtaaatacatgtgtgtgtgtgtgtgtttgtttgtgtgtgtgtgcatgtaaatacacttgtgtgtgtgcagtgtttctacatgaactagttcagttcatagttcacaaatttcaaaatgaactagttcagttcaacAGTTCAACATTTttaactaagttcacagctccaaaaaatgaactagttcagttctttttttcaatatgttgcgaGCTATAATTTTTCTTTATAATTTGTCGTCTCCATGCTGCTTTTTGTTTTGATGACGCATGCGGCGGTGAGACACTGGTGGCTGCCGTTGCCAGATTgaaatctctatctgtctgcaataCAGCTCTCGGCCTCTATGCAACTTCGGCGCTCTCACATTTGCCAGGCATAGACAGTAGAAGAAAGCACACGCAGCGATTGACTGGTTGGGCAACCCTGGATACAGGACTGTTAACGGGGTGTTTTTCGCCTGGAAGTCTCTAGAAATCTGGCCGTTCACAGACACCAGAATGAACGCGTTCACAGTATCGTTCACCAGGCAGTAATACAGTACATTCCGTTCACGTTCACCAAaattatgaacgagttcatgaactttcgttcaatgaacgcgttcagacgcaacactgtgtgtgtgtgtgtgtgtgtgtgtgtgtttaactgtatggccttgtggtgtgtgtgtcagcaggatGGTGATGGTGTGAGCTACGCCACAGTGCAGCTGATTGCaggtcagagagacacacagcggagagagacacacaaactatacacacacactctctattcCCCAATCCGCTACCAGGACAAGAGTTGAAAGCAGTTCACATGACCCTCTGTGCTGAGGTACTCACCTGATtgggggatgatgatgatgatggtggtgatgataaCTATAATAAGAGTGATGATGATCATGATAATCAAGATGATGATTTAATAATGAAGGTGGTagcagatgatgatgatcatgatgttggtgatgatgatggtggtggtgatgactataatgatgatgatgttgatgatgatgatgactataatgatggtgatgatgatgatgatgactataatgatgatgatgatggtgatgatgatgatgactataataaggatgatgatgataatcAAGATGATGATTTAATAGTAATTAAAAGGAGGAAGGTGGtagcagatgatgatgatgatgatgtttactataataatgatgatgacgatCATCTAACATGATTTCTAAcatacaatatacacacacataaaaaacatatatttttgttttccaCGGATATACTGCATGTGTgaatatattatttaatataatataatataaataattattcatttatgcatatgtgtgcatttgcTTCATACCTGTTCACAATCGACTTGCCAAcaaagcaacaaacaaacacacaaacacaaacacacacacacacacacacacacacgcacacacactctctacagtcttatttatatttgtgtgtacctctgccaatacacacacactcacagatgcacagcagacatacacacatgcacacacactcactcccttatACAAACCCAAATCAGagaaagttgggacggtatgttaaattaaaactgaaaacagtgatttgtaaattctctttgacctgtattacattgaaaacaatacaacagcacattatttgatgttttacctcatgaaatgtattgttttttcaaaataaacacttaatttcaaaatgcgccacacattctctattggggacaagtcaggactgcaggcaggccagtccagcacccacccacccttcttcctcagccatgcctttgaaatgtgtgcagaatgtggttttgcattgtcttgttgaaatatgcatgggcttCCTTAGAAAGGATGTCGTCTTGAAGTACTTTTCAgcattaatggtgccatcacagaagtgtaGGTTACCTTTGCCTTTTGGACTTGTTGTTGGACttaacttatgtaaaatagtatctattgttacactaggtttCTATGGCTCGTAACTTGATTgtcctctcccttgtacgtcgctttggataaaagcgtctgctaaatgactgatggagataatttccaaacactgttaatgacttaagaatataataatcaagtgccttgtattattaattaccttatatgaatcatgtacttatgtaagcaggaacatggcttttctgtgtttctgcgtgtgtgtaacttagaatattaggtgccacttagtctgcacatgtacaagagcatgtttagaccagaagtgataagaaggttcgaactgtgcttcttccgaccttgcaaaacttccatccttgcctcggatatcagaaatccaccacgtggttatctcgctgaacgctaaacttctgtctatataaaccttgtgcgatgtgtttatcattgcttcactttcatacttgttttgtgagggagcccaattgcaattgttatttgtctaataaatatacttatatgcagctccggagtcctgaggtaactagggtgaattttcacctatcaatgactaaatgtaatttaatgtaAATGCATCCCGGATGCCTCGACGGCACTTCTGGACACAGTTAACATAAGGCTTCAGTAAAGTTTTAACaggcatttgtggatgtaactacatattgtagtgcttgacaaaggtttgctgtacatggttctaataccattgtcaagtttgcagacgacacaacggtgattggcctcatcagtgacaacgatgagtcggcctacagatCCCCATCCATATCAACGGGATGGAGgttgagcgtgtcgccagcttcaagttcctgggtgtccacatctccgaggacctctcttggaccctcaacacctcatcccTGGTAAAGAAAGCACACCAGGGAtccttcctgaggagactgaggaaggcccatctgtctcctcagattctagAGAATTTCTACCGCTGTACCATAGAGAGCATCCTTACAAAGTGCATCTCagtatggtatggcagctgctctgtcgcGGACCGTAAATCACTGtagagggtggtgaaaactgcccaatgcatcaccggttcctcactccccaccattgaggctgtccagagcaagagatgtctgcggagggcaCGCAGCATCGAAAAGGACAGCTCtcaccccagccacagactgtttgccctcctcccctctgggaggcgctacagggtgctccgttcccggaccagcaggttcaggaacagcttcatccctgcggctgtcactctaCTGAACCCTGCACCATGGGgatagccccccacccccacacacatctcccccagtgactgtacttcccccctccaccctggcttgactgccacacaccctcctccagccactgaacatttgcactgtacttccctcctccaccctggcttgactgccacaccctcctccagccactgaacatttgcaccagaatgtttttttaCCACTTATTACTGTATTAATCATACCATACAAtacctcttaaatataatattactaatacctctttcacttcatttcacttattaccaccactaatacttacacctgcactttacatatactcAGTATACCTACACTTCTAACTtcaattgctgctattcttgtcccaattactgttcatattgcatatctatttcttactgtacatatctatttattcacttattacactttaca from Clupea harengus chromosome 18, Ch_v2.0.2, whole genome shotgun sequence includes the following:
- the LOC105892686 gene encoding uncharacterized protein LOC105892686 isoform X1; this encodes MAQVWGALLFISTACGSLTQDKITQTPSIISAKAGDDVHLTCLHHQAIQSGVFWTRQAFGERLVSIASYYTSTTTYQNDFKSARFEAKGGHNSFNLTISQTQTTDSATYYCGTVVYADVTFGEGTVLFVRGEDSSRHAVIEQLDSVSVPSGGNVTLTCSVHSGSCAEEPRVFWFRLASGESHQGVVYSHGDRCVCDPCPEDTTHTHSCVHQLPRRNLSHSDAHTYYCAVAACGHIVFGNGTRVHVQDDRPEPIMVLLIVSSLATVLLMSLLVNVAFCLRVKKSQSASHSGVSLCNTSQTLVPVSEASSAGRGQQDGDGVSYATVQLIAGQRDTQRRETHKLYTHTLYSPIRYQDKS
- the LOC105892686 gene encoding uncharacterized protein LOC105892686 isoform X2, which translates into the protein MAQVWGALLFISTACGSLTQDKITQTPSIISAKAGDDVHLTCLHHQAIQSGVFWTRQAFGERLVSIASYYTSTTTYQNDFKSARFEAKGGHNSFNLTISQTQTTDSATYYCGTVVYADVTFGEGTVLFVRGEDSSRHAVIEQLDSVSVPSGGNVTLTCSVHSGSCAEEPRVFWFRLASGESHQGVVYSHGDRCVCDPCPEDTTHTHSCVHQLPRRNLSHSDAHTYYCAVAACGHIVFGNGTRVHVQDDRPEPIMVLLIVSSLATVLLMSLLVNVAFCLRVKKSQSASHSGVSLCNTSQTLVPVSEASSAGRGQDGDGVSYATVQLIAGQRDTQRRETHKLYTHTLYSPIRYQDKS